The genomic window aaataaaaacctaaaaaaggaaaaaggtaGGACCAAACACGCCCCATCCCTTAATCTCATTATTATCACCTCTTCCACACGTTACCTCCCTGCAAACCTCACGCTCCTTCCCTCATAACACGTGACTCTCACGCTCCTCCACCTCtcaaaaaaaccaaattttcctTGTAATTTACTTGAACCAAATTCATATATTCACCTAAACATAACTAATTCTTGATCTAACTTtcgaaaattttcaaattaaaacatcTCATTGATTCCAAAAACAtactttattgttttatatggTTAGTATTTTAATCTTTACGTAAATAAAAGACGTTGGAATTGGAAATTACTACTAGTAGATTGCTTTATCAGAATTTTATAATCTATACAATGTAAAAAGCCGCGTCATCTGTTCAAAAATTCAGAAGATCAGAGTCACGCctatatttctctctctcccgtCACTCTcactcttcctcttctgcttCTTATTATTACATCGATCCTCGTTGTccctcctctgtttcttcaatatctctttctctccaacaaaatcaaaatcaagaaaacaaaaaagaaaaactctcaAGAAACAATGGATGCTTCATTGTCTCCATTCGATCaccaaaaaactcaaaacacagAGCCAAAGAAAAGCTTCATTACCTCACTAATCACTCTCCGTtcaaacaacatcaaagaagACACATACTTCGTCTCAGAACTCAAACCCACGGAGCAAAAATCACTTCAAGAACTCAAAGAAAAGCTCTCAGCTTCATCCTccaaagcttcttcaatgTGGGGAGTCTCACTCCTCGGTGGAGACGACAAAGCTGACGTAATCCTCCTCAAGTTCCTCAGAGCAAGAGATTTCAAAGTAGCAGACTCTTTGAGAATGCTTGAGAAGTGTTTGGAGTGGAGAGAAGAGTTCAAAGCAGAGAAATTGACAGAAGAAGATCtgggttttaaagatttggaAGGTAAAGTTGCTTACATGAGAGGCTACGACAAAGAAGGACACCCAGTTTGTTACAATGCTTATGGTGTgtttaaagagaaagagatgtaTGAGAGAGTGTTTGGTGATGAAGAGAAGCTTAACAAGTTTCTGAGATGGAGAGTTCAGGTTTTGGAGAGAGGTGTTAAAATGCTTCATTTTAAACCTGGTGGTGTTAATTCCATTATTCAAGTTACAGATCTTAAAGATATGCCTAAGAGAGAGCTTAGAGTTGCTTCTAATCAgatcctctctctttttcaagATAATTACCCTGAATTGGTTGCTACTAAGGTAAAGAAAATTTCtctgtcttttgtttttctcttatgTTTCTATTGGAGACagaaaatttatgtttctGTACTTGTTGTCTGAATTGTTACGGTTTTTTCATGTggttttgctctgttttgcgTGTTGGGGTTGCTTCTCTTTGCATTTAAACAGAAACGAATCTCATTCAAGAAAATCTGAAATGTGTCAAATGCTTAATGGGGAATCTAAACCATGTTTCATgaaatcttttctttattaaattgTTGGTTTATTTGTGTGCGGTTTCTTGAGTTCCTAAGAAATATGAATGGTTTTAGATGTTTTCTGTGTGGCGTTATTCTATGTATTGTCCattttgattctctttttgtcTTACTTTCTTAAAATTACTTCCATAGCTTTGTCTTCTACTGCTACAGTAAAATTGAAGCATTCTTTGTGTGGCCGTACAATGAAGTTATTATAATCATGTCTCTATTCTCGATTACTACACAAAACATTTTGATGAATCCATTTTTTTCACTATTTCAGATATTCATAAACGTGCCTTGGTACTTCAGTGTGATCTACTCAATGTTCAGCCCATTCCTGACTCAGAGAACAAAGAGCAAGTTTGTGATGTCCAAAGAAGGCAATGCAGCAGAAACACTCTACAAGTATAACTTAAAACTCTAACcattctattttctttttggcttattttaacctttttggttaaatatatacatatacaattGTTGCTATTTCAGGTTCATTAGGCCAGAAGATATTCCGGTGCAATACGGTGGTCTTAGCCGTCCTACTGATTCGCAAAACGGACCGCCAAAACCGGCGTCTGAATTCTCCATCAAGGGTGGTGAGAAAGTTAACATTCAGATTGAAGGCATTGAGGTAATATCAGTTATAAGCATTTTACAGAAAGCCAAGTGAgtgaaaaatgatttgatgAATTCTGAAAAATGTGTTTGTGTGTGGTTGTAACATTACAGGGTGGAGCAACCATAACATGGGATATAGTAGTTGGAGGATGGGATTTAGAGTACAGTGCAGAGTTTGTTCCAAACGCTGAAGAGAGTTACGCGATCGTTGTCGAGAAaccgaagaagatgaaagctACAGATGAAGCTGTTTGCAACTCTTTCACTACAGTAGAAGCTGGGAAGCTCATTCTCTCTGTTGACAATACTCTCTCTCGCAAGAAGAAAGTTGCTGCTTACCGTTACACTGTCCGGAAATCTACTACAACCGTCTAATCTATAACCGGTTTTTCAGAAGATTGGTTGCTTTCTTACTACTACTTTTTGTGGGTGTGTTGAGGGGTTTTCTTTCTTGGGTTTGAGTACTAGGTTTGTTTTGCTTACTCAACGGTTCATGTTGAACCGGAAATATCGATAAATTTGCGAGGAAATCATATGTATAAAAACTATGATTTGTATGACATTTGATGTTTGGCCTTAATATTTTAACTAGAGATTGAAGTTTTAGTCTGCAAAGTGTAAGCTTATGTACTCTCTTGTACCATGTTTAGCTATTGAAGACCAGTGGTCCATTGCTTATGTTTGTTGCATTCTCAGTTATTGTATTCAGTTGTTTTGTATCAGAAGCTGAACTAAGCAATGGAATTTCATACACAATACGACTCTTTAACAGCCAAAATAGGCACCCAAACTTGAAGAATCAATCATTGTTGCATCATATTACCAATCATTGAATAAACTTGAAGATCCAAATTTACTAATTGAATTGTGGGAAGAAAATGTACATCTTCATTTCCCAAATGAGCAGTTTCCATTTTCAGCAGCGAACCTACGTCAAGACCGATTCGCACGGATGAATAATGACTACAATGATTGTAGTAGTACAATCTGAACTTATCAGAGAACACAGTGACTACGGCCCGACCCAAAATCCCTGTGTATTTTTAATTAGTCGCTGCTACACAGCCCGGCCCAATATAAAGTCTGGCTATGAGTGAGaggaaaatttgttttatggtTGACTTTTGAATGTGAGGTTAGGCAGTTcagttttttaatttcaatttgagtgtgtattttattttattttcaaataaactcacaatgttaataaattttaaattttgttaactGAAAATCCAAACACCaaacacaaacagagaaaaaaatcgtttttgtttatattttgtgaaattgtttttatgaAACTATGAGAATTTTTGTATCCTTCAAATCTGAAATctttttgaattctttttaTTACTTTACCCTGTGTTATCAAGTTAAATGAgaaataaaaggaaataagTATAAACCTAAAGAGAACTCAtgagttgatttttttattagaaaaaaagtaCTAGAATCCGATCTTGGTTGTACTCCTAATTAATTGTAGTTGATTGAGCTTATAAtagtgtaaaaaaaaattttaaaaaaatacgaGATTATGATATGTTTTGAGTCTTAGACCTAAACTCATCTCCTCTTCCTTACATTTCTAAGAAATCCGAGttaacaaatcaaatcttaaataataaatattcttATTCCTAACAATAGCCAATAGGTAATGTTGAAGAACTTGGAGTTTTTGTACAATGTTT from Arabidopsis thaliana chromosome 3, partial sequence includes these protein-coding regions:
- a CDS encoding SEC14 cytosolic factor family protein / phosphoglyceride transfer family protein (SEC14 cytosolic factor family protein / phosphoglyceride transfer family protein; FUNCTIONS IN: transporter activity; INVOLVED IN: transport; LOCATED IN: plasma membrane; EXPRESSED IN: 23 plant structures; EXPRESSED DURING: 13 growth stages; CONTAINS InterPro DOMAIN/s: Cellular retinaldehyde-binding/triple function, C-terminal (InterPro:IPR001251), Cellular retinaldehyde-binding/triple function, N-terminal (InterPro:IPR008273), GOLD (InterPro:IPR009038), Phosphatidylinositol transfer protein-like, N-terminal (InterPro:IPR011074); BEST Arabidopsis thaliana protein match is: SEC14 cytosolic factor family protein / phosphoglyceride transfer family protein (TAIR:AT4G09160.1); Has 2976 Blast hits to 2970 proteins in 235 species: Archae - 0; Bacteria - 0; Metazoa - 1096; Fungi - 761; Plants - 842; Viruses - 0; Other Eukaryotes - 277 (source: NCBI BLink).), translating into MDASLSPFDHQKTQNTEPKKSFITSLITLRSNNIKEDTYFVSELKPTEQKSLQELKEKLSASSSKASSMWGVSLLGGDDKADVILLKFLRARDFKVADSLRMLEKCLEWREEFKAEKLTEEDLGFKDLEGKVAYMRGYDKEGHPVCYNAYGVFKEKEMYERVFGDEEKLNKFLRWRVQVLERGVKMLHFKPGGVNSIIQVTDLKDMPKRELRVASNQILSLFQDNYPELVATKIFINVPWYFSVIYSMFSPFLTQRTKSKFVMSKEGNAAETLYKFIRPEDIPVQYGGLSRPTDSQNGPPKPASEFSIKGGEKVNIQIEGIEGGATITWDIVVGGWDLEYSAEFVPNAEESYAIVVEKPKKMKATDEAVCNSFTTVEAGKLILSVDNTLSRKKKVAAYRYTVRKSTTTV